TCATTTTGAGCAGCAAGAGTCAAATGAAGATTCCACATTTCATGAGGAAAACATGGCTAAGTCGACCGCTGACCTGTTCTCTGCTGGGACGGAGACCACTGCAAACACTCTTAGATGGGGCCTCATTTACATGATGGAGCACCCTGATGTGCAAGGTACTTCTACTTCTTTACCAATTAACATCGGTTTGTGTCTTCGTTCATTTGTCTTTTCAACAGAATGCTTCAAAATGTACTATTCTAATGGTTTCTCATGTGCCTGCTTGACATTATCTTAGAGCGTTGTCACGAGGAGATTGTTCGAGTGCTGGGTTTCGACCGCTTTCCCTCCATGGATGATCGTGCACAGCTCCCTTACACTCACGCCACTGTCCATGAGATCCAGCGTAATGCTAACATTATTCCTCTCGGCGTGATGCATCATACTACACAACCAACAACGCTGAGAGGATACCACATTCCACAGGTAACCACTACAGCCTGCCAGAtctttctgtttttgcttttttgttaaaaatgcatgaaatattttttattttttaagtctaCTTCCATTGTTTATGCTTATGACAGGGAACAGATATCATGTCCAACCTAACAGCCATCCTAACTGATAAAGACCACTGGAAGTACCCAGATACATTCAACCCAGAGAACTTTCTGGATGAGAAAGGACAGTTCTGCAAAAATGACTCCTTCCTGCCCTTTTCTCTGGGTATGTCTGCTGCCAGTTCCTACCTGAGGCTTACTTTCAAGTTAAACGTATTACTATTCGTATTACTGTTTTGATCATTTGTTTGTGTTCTTCTGCAGGTCCGAGAGTTTGTCTGGGTGAGACTCTTGCGAGGACAGAGCTTTTTATCTTCTTCACCTCTCTGATCCAGCGTCTCAAGTTCTCATGGCCTCCAGGAGCTCCACCCCCAAACATGAATGGAATTGTGGGCACAGTCCGCTCAAATTTACCCTTCAATACAATCTGCCGCAGCAGAGATGCCACTCATTGAATTGGACAATGTTCAATCTTTGGTATTATCAACTCTGGAGGTTGTGTTAATGGGTTAGAGGACTTGGTTTGGTTTTACTGGTAAATCTGATTAGCACATTGGTTTACTCCAGGTTTGTCTTGTTGAATTGGTctaaatttttgtgaaaattgtaGATTTTGCAATGAGATTCAAACTGCCTGTCATGACCTTTATTGAAATAGATAATAATCTGATTATTTAAGAAATCCTTATTTCAGTTTCAAGTGctgaaaatattattataattgtttcTTATTCTTGCTTTAATTCATGTTTTTGGTTGAAGATAGCATTTATTGTGATTTTTGTAACTGTAAATCAGACTTAATGATACACATTTTTGCCAAGACATTTTTGCTAACTGAGTTTTGGAGAGGTCACACAAAACCTGTTAAATATTTTAGAACCTTCAAGCCATCAGGTCATTCCAGGACTCTACTACTTATTTTTTCCACAAGGGGGAAGACATACCTTCAAACAGACTAAGCCTACCTATAGGATGGCGTTTGGCATAAGGCATGGTGTTTATTTTACGATGTTTTGTGCAGCAGATGTTGGTATGCAATAAATTGTTCAATGTTCAACACATTTTTGTCTATATAGTTCATGTTGTACAGATTTAATTCGTTTAATAAAGTCAATAAAAATTTATAAACTAGTTATATTGTTACATCCAAATCTGCACTCTGCACTACACAGGTTCTTAAGTCTTCAAACCTGATCAATGCTATGTGGCCATGGATGTATTTAACAACGTAATTTTTTATGATTAAAACTTAtatcataatatttaaataaataatttccatTTTTGCCATGTTCTAATTTTTGTCAACTGGAAAAATTCGCTCAAGAATTCCGTGAAGAATACAGGGTGCCTTACCCCATATCAGAATGCATCACCTGCAAGGCGCTTTCAAGGCGTGTTCACAAGGTTACAAAGGAGGGGGCAAACAAGGAGTACTACAGGGATTTTGTTTCACTGTGGACTGACTGGCCTGATTTTTGTTCCCAGGACTGTTTCCTTGAATCAGGCGGACAGTTCTAAGAGGcaagcaaaaataaatacatatgtacgGTACAGACATAAACATATGACTTCAAATCGCTCTTCTAATTCCTGTACAGACTTTATTTTGTGTATCCAAACTGTGACAGTATGGAATAAAACTTTTTACTGAGAAGTATGTTGACTTATTGTTGCTGACATaaaaacagctctagaaaaaataagaaatcacttaaaaattatgagtttctttgattttaccaaattgaaaacctctggaatataatttgcagaatatgagaaatgttcaaattaacaaaaagatgcagagccttttCCAGCTGTAGAGATGAGTAGATCATTGAAATTTGTTCTCGGTTGGTAATCTCTTTATATGcgtcaataaatatattaattcctTTTTCTCCCACTGTTCTtgtcaaaataagaaaaaaaaatcttgattctCCAaactatatttaagtaaattgTTGTAAACATTTCTATATCTTTTCTGGCAGATACTGTACAGTACAGTTTAAATCTGTCAAATGCCTGATCTGccttttatgtcatttttttttttgttttgtttatttgttgcatTTATGCTTTCCGTGCGTTTACGCGTTTTGTGCACTTTTACGCGTCTGCTTTTAGCATCTGATGCACTTGTTCGCATGGTgcttaaaacaagtaaaatgcTGTACACCCAAACATAAATTattctttttgtcttttgttctgTAATAATGTGCTACTAATACTATCCAAGCTCATCTTCATCTTGTTGGTgcatcattttaataaatatgattaaaatatttacatttgcacAAAACTGACTATTCATAACCGGACAGTCTCTGCACGTGTTTTCAGTGCAtttacaaataacaaataattctTGAAGACTTTGAACTAAAAATGAGATTCATATTCATAAGTTTCATAAAAACATTCAGGGCGTGCCTAGGCTGCACAGACACCGAATGTCCGTGACATCAAGCCCAGAATAAAGAATGACTTGAATATGCCAGTACTTGTCATTAACGAGATAAAATCCACGATGTCCTTGGGAATATGCACACCTTTTTTCAACATTGAGAAAAACGCATTGCTGTGTATTTGTGACAAAGCACAAATAAGATAGTTTCACATGGATGTACAATGTAATGgccaataaaacacacatttgtTAAAATTGTTGCAGCCTCATAAATGACTGCAGCGCTGTATCTGAAGCTGCCGGATTCACAAGAATGACTTTGaatgttaattaaatattataaataattggATATATGAAGAGTTTACTTGCAAAACAGAAAGGTGCTATTCTTTAGACATACTTCAAAATTAAGTCTTAATTGTATATATTACAGACCAGCACAAACATTTGCTTAAAACCTAATGGCTGATTGTGTTAAAGGAAATAAAATTGTTTTCAATATTTTAGAACCTAAATGAcagatgttttattgttttgtttacagCTAAGATTTATTCATGTTTAACAAAAAGTACAGTcgccttaaaaaacaaaaattattaatTCACCGCCTTCCTAAAACAGTTTATGGTctgccatttttcattttatctAGAAATAATTGAAATATTGGCAAGTTCAACCCTAAttagttctgtttatttattagtttattatttaggTTTTTTGTTCATTTGCGAGAGAAAAGAAATGCAGGTGCATCTTGTTGAAGAAGAGACATTGCTTACTTCTCACTGTATGTCCGAAATTAAGCTAGGCTGCAATGTATAATATAACACGTCTCttttactgattttttaaatGCTCAAAATATTTATCAATGACTCTTGCATTGTGGTGGACATAATTAATTAAACTAATGCAAACGGATTTTCTCATTTGTTTGAAAAAGAGGCGTTAGTTATTTCGCAGTTGGCAGTGCCTTGAATTTACATGTTTATTCgcttacacagtgtttaaaaagagGAAACAACGCTGACCATAAATACTTGCATGTTGCATGACATTATATGTGGGTAATTGAATTAGGCTGCTATTCTACTCCTTTATCATATGCCGCGTCTCTTTTTATGGTATTTAAAAATGCTTAGAAATAAATTCATTTGACTACACTAACTTAATCAGGTGGATATCTGAACTGAAACCATTCGCTTGTATATGTCCGGGAAAGAGTGAATATGTGTTGAATGGCAATATTTTGATTAAATTTGGGTTATGTTTTGTAACATACTGTTTGTCATATATGAAAATATCTCACCAAAATTTGATAAATAACATGTTTAAAAAgggattgtttatttttttgttctagtGGGGCTCTATTTGGAATGTCAGGTTTTAAATTTGTTTTCAACctcaaaattctttaaaaaaaaaaaataaaacttgaacTGCCAGCTATGAATAATCACAGCTTTTgatacaaacaagaaaaaaaacccaTCGAAATAGGATTTAATATGGCATCAAAATGtcaatttttaccaaattttttTTTCGCGACCCTATcacaaaatgtaatttaaaactaatataaataaagttttaatattatCCTGCACTTTTCAGGCTTATAATGTAAGCCTGACAAATAGTCATACAACTAGGCTATTAACAAATTACTCTATGCAACGCTGCTgtgattatttaataatataatcacGCTTTATAATAATCATCCTTCTAACAAATACGAAAAAGAAGACAAACACATAACCGATGTCTTTTTGCTAGAAAGCATTAGTACTTGCTGTTTTTGAAATACAATAGGCCACTCCGATTTGCATATGCATGCTGCACGTGAAACTGCTCTTTTGCACCCTCAACTGCCTGCATTAGCAGATAaaaggaaaaagacagaaaaaggagCTGTTAGCCAGCAAATGAGGATTCACGGCCTCGCACATATTGGCTTGCTATGGCTCACTGCAGAGCCATGGAGGGAGCGTCacggtgctgttagccaatcagaggcgttaatataaatataatattaatattaatattcatgagTGAGAGTGGAAATCTTGTCTTTTTTCCCGCccaccggagcactttttcacGAAAACACctctaaaataatgaaaaaaaaaaaaaacaattaaatgagaCATTTAACAAATTATGAATATTTCATTGTCTTTGCtatgatttaaaatgttattaaaccCATTTTGTTTCCAGttttatattgcatatatttttaCGTGcatgttttgtatattttcttgCCAACAGAATTTCTACAGGTTATTTTCTCATATTTCATACatttgtggaggccaaacactgTTTGTTTACTGTCCCTCagttgttttatgtatttaatattaatctgcattttagaaaacaaattaaattaaataaaggaataaagaaaaagagaaaagctgTGTCCACCTTTTTTGACACCTTGTTTTGTCCAGTTGTGCTACACATTAATATGTGCTACTTAGCGCATGTGTAAAACTcattgttttcatgtgtttttcccGATATTTCTTTGCTTGGGTTCATTGTACCATCTGgaccattgcttaataacaaatcataatagatatatttatatttgtattatatatttttaattctttttctAACTACCTATATTGCCTTAACTTTATCCTGATGCAGCGATTTAGGCTATTCAAATCTCATACCTAGACTTCAACTGTGCGCATGTtctaatgttttgtatttaacCATTAAATACACACTAgtatgtatggaagcccattcccgccacctaaaaaaaataaataatccagcaaaatgtttttttattattattaagtaaactgctatctcaatattttgagatactaagtcaatattttgagatactaagtcaatattttgagatactatctcaatattttgagatactaagtcaatattttgagatactaagtcaatattttgagatactaagtcaatattttgagatactatctcaatattttgagatagtatctcaatattttgagatactaagtcaatattttgagatactaagtcaatattttgagatactatctcaatattttgagatactatctcaatattttgagatactatctcaatattttgagatagtatctcaatattttgagatactaagtcaatattttgagatactaagtcaatattttgagatactatctcaatattttgagatactagtaggctgtacagagacagaagcaggtgagacaaagatgcaaaatggattgaggactacttcagacgtggattcacaaatcatgaaatattggaacttttagaggaatcacacaatatcaaaataagcctccggatcttggacgaggctgaagttagcttcttattcgccagtgtcttattcagatttccgttccaccttaaatgctggctgaacattcatgcggccgcctgtagatgtcgcattttaacagtaaaaaacagcat
The Astyanax mexicanus isolate ESR-SI-001 chromosome 13, AstMex3_surface, whole genome shotgun sequence DNA segment above includes these coding regions:
- the LOC103031006 gene encoding cytochrome P450 2J2 isoform X2, which gives rise to MPKYGEMCSMYLGKKPTIVLNTVQIAKEAFVQNGTVFSSRPDNRLIRKFTQGCGIIMAPYGNSWKQQRRFALHTLRDFGLGKKTVEERVAEEARYLIKEMLKQEGKAFYPIHPIMNAVSNIICSIVFGDRFEYDDKQFAKLLEILNENVRFTGSFISQTYLVIPFVEHLPGPHQKVWKNLNSLREFILGVAEEHRKTLDPENLRDFIDAYLVEMIKQESNEDSTFHEENMAKSTADLFSAGTETTANTLRWGLIYMMEHPDVQERCHEEIVRVLGFDRFPSMDDRAQLPYTHATVHEIQRNANIIPLGVMHHTTQPTTLRGYHIPQGTDIMSNLTAILTDKDHWKYPDTFNPENFLDEKGQFCKNDSFLPFSLGPRVCLGETLARTELFIFFTSLIQRLKFSWPPGAPPPNMNGIVGTVRSNLPFNTICRSRDATH